From Xiphophorus couchianus chromosome 4, X_couchianus-1.0, whole genome shotgun sequence, a single genomic window includes:
- the LOC114142981 gene encoding zinc finger protein 710-like isoform X3 codes for MARLVDISTQTDPVVVLSLAQAAVLGLISQNEVFGATIAPNGFYTGEPKESPAPPVDGVDYEYADQLIGANGDYLGDNLGEDGQMQPSCSQRRWQQAAPPPQHVDTKMVLPDRHALQGSDVTSSHVKGEEVTSAMPSCVHMLNNMAPRGGLIQVDPATLRGPNKNCAECEREVTNQQQANTHVHPPPAQVVHRGAEQGHRGLQPQRPMGGHCRGARGDEEEVEHPGNTMMKPNQQEEAISSYFQTSEVGSYDSTEMGMGGEYEDGGQSMMWTDGSGGAQHQQPPHPQPPRRHGGRRVDRLDINIQIDESYCVDVGDGLKRWKCRMCDKSYTSKYNLVTHILGHNGIKPHACPHCGKLFKQPSHLQTHLLTHQGTRPHKCTVCKKGFTQTSHLKRHMLQHTDVKPYSCRFCRRGFAYPSELRAHEVKHERGRCHVCSQCGMEFPTYAHLKRHQTSHQGPHTFQCTECNKSFAYRSQLQNHLLKHQSPRPYTCSQCGLEFVQLHHLRQHSLTHKGMKGHKCEVCSREFTLSANLKRHMLIHNSVRPFQCHVCFKSFIQKQTLKTHMIVHLPVKPFKCKVCGKSFNRMYNLLGHMHLHAGNKPFKCPYCTSKFNLKGNLSRHMKVKHGMDVSPEGQETLPEMESQGEYEGQNFNFTSTDNMDNSGSQNLTKLTTANIEDMEEYYNFGKDTSSYTTPPSYQTDPEALLFGDLGSAW; via the exons ATGGCCAGGCTGGTGGACATAAGCACACAGACAGATCCCGTAGTTGTGCTGTCCTTGGCCCAGGCCGCCGTGCTAGGTCTCATCTCCCAGAATGAAGTGTTTGGAGCTACCATCGCACCCAATGGCTTCTACACCGGCGAACCCAAAGAGTCCCCTGCACCGCCAGTAGACGGAGTCGACTACGAGTACGCAGACCAGCTTATCGGTGCCAACGGAGATTACCTCGGAGACAACTTAGGAGAAGACGGCCAGATGCAGCCCAGCTGCAGCCAGAGGCGGTGGCAACAGGCGGCACCGCCACCGCAACACGTGGACACCAAAATGGTCCTCCCTGACCGTCACGCCCTCCAAGGCAGTGACGTGACCTCCTCCCACGTGAAAGGGGAAGAGGTAACCTCTGCTATGCCCTCTTGCGTCCACATGCTGAACAATATGGCTCCCAGAGGGGGATTAATTCAGGTAGATCCAGCCACTCTCAGAGGCCCCAACAAGAACTGTGCAGAGTGCGAGCGCGAAGTCACCAACCAGCAGCAAGCAAACACTCACGTCCATCCTCCACCGGCCCAAGTGGTACATAGAGGGGCAGAGCAGGGTCACAGGGGACTCCAGCCCCAGCGCCCTATGGGGGGCCACTGTCGAGGAGCTAGAGGGGACGAAGAGGAGGTAGAACACCCGGGCAACACTATGATGAAGCCCAATCAGCAGGAGGAAGCTATCAGCAGCTACTTTCAGACCAGTGAGGTGGGCAGCTATGACTCTACAGAAATGGGCATGGGCGGCGAGTACGAAGATGGCGGCCAGAGCATGATGTGGACGGACGGGAGCGGCGGAGCGCAGCATCAGCAGCCCCCACACCCTCAGCCTCCCCGGCGACATGGCGGCCGCAGAGTGGACCGGCTGGACATAAACATCCAGATCGACGAGTCGTACTGCGTGGATGTTGGAGACGGCCTCAAGCGCTGGAAGTGTCGCATGTGCGACAAGTCCTACACGTCCAAGTACAACCTGGTCACGCACATCCTGGGCCACAACGGCATCAAACCACATGCCTGCCCGCACTGCGGGAAGCTCTTCAAGCAGCCCAGTCACCTTCAGACTCATCTGCTGACCCACCAAGGAACGCGGCCCCACAAGTGCACTGTCTGCAAGAAGGGCTTCACCCAGACCAGCCACCTGAAGCGACACATGCTCCAGCACACCGACGTCAAGCCATACAGCTGCCGTTTCTGCCGCCGGGGCTTCGCCTACCCTAGCGAGCTGCGGGCGCACGAGGTGAAGCACGAGCGCGGCCGCTGCCACGTCTGCTCACAGTGCGGCATGGAATTCCCCACCTACGCCCACCTCAAGCGACACCAGACCAGCCACCAGGGCCCACACACCTTCCAGTGCACAGAGTGCAACAAGTCTTTTGCATACCGGAGCCAGCTCCAGAACCATCTGCTGAAGCACCAGAGCCCGCGGCCTTACACCTGCTCCCAGTGTGGCCTGGAGTTTGTGCAGCTCCACCACTTACGTCAGCACTCGCTAACTCATAAG GGAATGAAGGGCCACAAGTGCGAGGTGTGTTCCCGGGAGTTCACCCTGTCCGCCAACCTCAAGAGGCACATGCTCATCCACAACAGCGTCCGGCCCTTCCAGTGTCACGTCTGCTTCAAGAGCTTCATCCAGAAGCAGACCCTGAAGACCCACATGATCGTCCATCTGCCCGTCAAGCCTTTCAAATGCAAG GTCTGTGGGAAGTCCTTCAATAGAATGTACAACCTGCTGGGCCACATGCATCTCCATGCCGGCAATAAGCCCTTTAAGTGTCCTTACTGCACCAGTAAGTTCAACCTGAAGGGGAACCTCAGCAGGCACATGAAGGTCAAACATGGAATGGACGTCTCACCAGAAGGTCAAG AAACTCTTCCAGAAATGGAAAGCCAAGGCGAATATGAAGGCCAGAACTTTAACTTTACATCAACAGACAATATGGACAACAGCGGTTCCCAAAACCTCACAAAACTCACCACAGCGAACATAGAGGACATGGAGGAATATTACAATTTCGGGAAGGATACGAGCAGCTACACCACGCC CCCGTCCTATCAGACTGATCCGGAAGCCTTACTATTTGGTGATCTCGGTAGTGCCTGGTGA
- the mrpl46 gene encoding large ribosomal subunit protein mL46, translated as MAAPCRKMASRSFPQLLCYFSRIAVGSGACRRFSVTPIDRATPRASTAADRATSPWSLMAAVCLQRLPVITADCSPIEQRFKQMLQQMELEKSLVSDHELRLMEDAERMSRRQADDYDSDEEDRGDQEIMMTQDLEDTWEQRLKNFQPAPRVRADVDKDLSSAQRCLADSLVLLAEQQVGAERLWLLPQAAWQEGETLRQTAERALDSVTAAGVKVTFLGNAPCGVYKYKLPKAARTEGSVGRKVFFFKAILADGAPGSAPTAPLLWVKKSELQKYLKPSYMMKVDRFILNL; from the exons ATGGCTGCGCCCTGTAGAAAGATGGCGAGTCGGTCCTTCCCTCagcttttgtgttattttagtaGAATAGCCGTCGGAAGCGGGGCATGTCGCCGGTTTTCCGTCACTCCTATTGACAGAGCGACTCCTCGGGCCAGTACTGCAGCGGACAGAGCGACTTCTCCCTGGTCTCTGATGGCCGCGGTGTGTCTGCAGAGGTTACCCGTCATTACAGCGGACTGCAGTCCGATAGAGCAGCGCTTCAAGCAGATGTTGCAGCAG ATGGAGCTGGAGAAAAGCCTGGTGTCGGACCATGAGCTGCGGCTCATGGAGGACGCGGAGAGGATGAGTCGGAGGCAGGCTGACGACTATGACTCGGACGAAGAGGATCGGGGTGACCAAGAGATTATGATGACTCAGGACTTGGAGGACACCTGGGAGCAGAGGTTAAAGAACTTCCAGCCAGCTCcaagggtcagag CCGACGTAGACAAGGACCTGAGCTCGGCGCAGCGCTGCCTGGCCGACTCTCTGGTGCTGCTGGCTGAGCAGCAGGTGGGAGCAGAGAGGCTGTGGCTGCTGCCTCAGGCTGCGTGGCAGGAGGGAGAAACGCTGCGACAGACGGCGGAGAGAGCGCTCGACTCCGTGACAG CAGCAGGCGTCAAGGTGACTTTCCTCGGCAACGCTCCCTGCGGCGTTTACAAGTACAAACTGCCCAAGGCCGCTCGGACTGAGGGCTCAGTCGGAAGAAAGGTGTTCTTCTTCAAAGCCATCCTGGCCGACGGCGCTCCGGGAAGCGCTCCGACCGCGCCTCTGCTTTGGGTGAAGAAGAGCGAGCTGCAGAAATACCTGAAACCATCGTACATGATGAAGGTCGACCGCTTCATCCTCAACTTGTGA
- the LOC114142981 gene encoding zinc finger protein 710-like isoform X1 has translation MRSLKHLKLHSRRSAEEASRRLGRCEPKVMARLVDISTQTDPVVVLSLAQAAVLGLISQNEVFGATIAPNGFYTGEPKESPAPPVDGVDYEYADQLIGANGDYLGDNLGEDGQMQPSCSQRRWQQAAPPPQHVDTKMVLPDRHALQGSDVTSSHVKGEEVTSAMPSCVHMLNNMAPRGGLIQVDPATLRGPNKNCAECEREVTNQQQANTHVHPPPAQVVHRGAEQGHRGLQPQRPMGGHCRGARGDEEEVEHPGNTMMKPNQQEEAISSYFQTSEVGSYDSTEMGMGGEYEDGGQSMMWTDGSGGAQHQQPPHPQPPRRHGGRRVDRLDINIQIDESYCVDVGDGLKRWKCRMCDKSYTSKYNLVTHILGHNGIKPHACPHCGKLFKQPSHLQTHLLTHQGTRPHKCTVCKKGFTQTSHLKRHMLQHTDVKPYSCRFCRRGFAYPSELRAHEVKHERGRCHVCSQCGMEFPTYAHLKRHQTSHQGPHTFQCTECNKSFAYRSQLQNHLLKHQSPRPYTCSQCGLEFVQLHHLRQHSLTHKGMKGHKCEVCSREFTLSANLKRHMLIHNSVRPFQCHVCFKSFIQKQTLKTHMIVHLPVKPFKCKVCGKSFNRMYNLLGHMHLHAGNKPFKCPYCTSKFNLKGNLSRHMKVKHGMDVSPEGQETLPEMESQGEYEGQNFNFTSTDNMDNSGSQNLTKLTTANIEDMEEYYNFGKDTSSYTTPPSYQTDPEALLFGDLGSAW, from the exons GAGGAGGCGAGCCGGCGCCTGGGTAGATGTGAGCCCAAGGTAATGGCCAGGCTGGTGGACATAAGCACACAGACAGATCCCGTAGTTGTGCTGTCCTTGGCCCAGGCCGCCGTGCTAGGTCTCATCTCCCAGAATGAAGTGTTTGGAGCTACCATCGCACCCAATGGCTTCTACACCGGCGAACCCAAAGAGTCCCCTGCACCGCCAGTAGACGGAGTCGACTACGAGTACGCAGACCAGCTTATCGGTGCCAACGGAGATTACCTCGGAGACAACTTAGGAGAAGACGGCCAGATGCAGCCCAGCTGCAGCCAGAGGCGGTGGCAACAGGCGGCACCGCCACCGCAACACGTGGACACCAAAATGGTCCTCCCTGACCGTCACGCCCTCCAAGGCAGTGACGTGACCTCCTCCCACGTGAAAGGGGAAGAGGTAACCTCTGCTATGCCCTCTTGCGTCCACATGCTGAACAATATGGCTCCCAGAGGGGGATTAATTCAGGTAGATCCAGCCACTCTCAGAGGCCCCAACAAGAACTGTGCAGAGTGCGAGCGCGAAGTCACCAACCAGCAGCAAGCAAACACTCACGTCCATCCTCCACCGGCCCAAGTGGTACATAGAGGGGCAGAGCAGGGTCACAGGGGACTCCAGCCCCAGCGCCCTATGGGGGGCCACTGTCGAGGAGCTAGAGGGGACGAAGAGGAGGTAGAACACCCGGGCAACACTATGATGAAGCCCAATCAGCAGGAGGAAGCTATCAGCAGCTACTTTCAGACCAGTGAGGTGGGCAGCTATGACTCTACAGAAATGGGCATGGGCGGCGAGTACGAAGATGGCGGCCAGAGCATGATGTGGACGGACGGGAGCGGCGGAGCGCAGCATCAGCAGCCCCCACACCCTCAGCCTCCCCGGCGACATGGCGGCCGCAGAGTGGACCGGCTGGACATAAACATCCAGATCGACGAGTCGTACTGCGTGGATGTTGGAGACGGCCTCAAGCGCTGGAAGTGTCGCATGTGCGACAAGTCCTACACGTCCAAGTACAACCTGGTCACGCACATCCTGGGCCACAACGGCATCAAACCACATGCCTGCCCGCACTGCGGGAAGCTCTTCAAGCAGCCCAGTCACCTTCAGACTCATCTGCTGACCCACCAAGGAACGCGGCCCCACAAGTGCACTGTCTGCAAGAAGGGCTTCACCCAGACCAGCCACCTGAAGCGACACATGCTCCAGCACACCGACGTCAAGCCATACAGCTGCCGTTTCTGCCGCCGGGGCTTCGCCTACCCTAGCGAGCTGCGGGCGCACGAGGTGAAGCACGAGCGCGGCCGCTGCCACGTCTGCTCACAGTGCGGCATGGAATTCCCCACCTACGCCCACCTCAAGCGACACCAGACCAGCCACCAGGGCCCACACACCTTCCAGTGCACAGAGTGCAACAAGTCTTTTGCATACCGGAGCCAGCTCCAGAACCATCTGCTGAAGCACCAGAGCCCGCGGCCTTACACCTGCTCCCAGTGTGGCCTGGAGTTTGTGCAGCTCCACCACTTACGTCAGCACTCGCTAACTCATAAG GGAATGAAGGGCCACAAGTGCGAGGTGTGTTCCCGGGAGTTCACCCTGTCCGCCAACCTCAAGAGGCACATGCTCATCCACAACAGCGTCCGGCCCTTCCAGTGTCACGTCTGCTTCAAGAGCTTCATCCAGAAGCAGACCCTGAAGACCCACATGATCGTCCATCTGCCCGTCAAGCCTTTCAAATGCAAG GTCTGTGGGAAGTCCTTCAATAGAATGTACAACCTGCTGGGCCACATGCATCTCCATGCCGGCAATAAGCCCTTTAAGTGTCCTTACTGCACCAGTAAGTTCAACCTGAAGGGGAACCTCAGCAGGCACATGAAGGTCAAACATGGAATGGACGTCTCACCAGAAGGTCAAG AAACTCTTCCAGAAATGGAAAGCCAAGGCGAATATGAAGGCCAGAACTTTAACTTTACATCAACAGACAATATGGACAACAGCGGTTCCCAAAACCTCACAAAACTCACCACAGCGAACATAGAGGACATGGAGGAATATTACAATTTCGGGAAGGATACGAGCAGCTACACCACGCC CCCGTCCTATCAGACTGATCCGGAAGCCTTACTATTTGGTGATCTCGGTAGTGCCTGGTGA
- the LOC114142981 gene encoding zinc finger protein 710-like isoform X2 yields the protein MRSLKHLKLHSRRSAEEASRRLGRCEPKVMARLVDISTQTDPVVVLSLAQAAVLGLISQNEVFGATIAPNGFYTGEPKESPAPPVDGVDYEYADQLIGANGDYLGDNLGEDGQMQPSCSQRRWQQAAPPPQHVDTKMVLPDRHALQGSDVTSSHVKGEEVTSAMPSCVHMLNNMAPRGGLIQVDPATLRGPNKNCAECEREVTNQQQANTHVHPPPAQVVHRGAEQGHRGLQPQRPMGGHCRGARGDEEEVEHPGNTMMKPNQQEEAISSYFQTSEVGSYDSTEMGMGGEYEDGGQSMMWTDGSGGAQHQQPPHPQPPRRHGGRRVDRLDINIQIDESYCVDVGDGLKRWKCRMCDKSYTSKYNLVTHILGHNGIKPHACPHCGKLFKQPSHLQTHLLTHQGTRPHKCTVCKKGFTQTSHLKRHMLQHTDVKPYSCRFCRRGFAYPSELRAHEVKHERGRCHVCSQCGMEFPTYAHLKRHQTSHQGPHTFQCTECNKSFAYRSQLQNHLLKHQSPRPYTCSQCGLEFVQLHHLRQHSLTHKGMKGHKCEVCSREFTLSANLKRHMLIHNSVRPFQCHVCFKSFIQKQTLKTHMIVHLPVKPFKCKVCGKSFNRMYNLLGHMHLHAGNKPFKCPYCTSKFNLKGNLSRHMKVKHGMDVSPEGQETLPEMESQGEYEGQNFNFTSTDNMDNSGSQNLTKLTTANIEDMEEYYNFGKDTSSYTTPSDLLPESDGR from the exons GAGGAGGCGAGCCGGCGCCTGGGTAGATGTGAGCCCAAGGTAATGGCCAGGCTGGTGGACATAAGCACACAGACAGATCCCGTAGTTGTGCTGTCCTTGGCCCAGGCCGCCGTGCTAGGTCTCATCTCCCAGAATGAAGTGTTTGGAGCTACCATCGCACCCAATGGCTTCTACACCGGCGAACCCAAAGAGTCCCCTGCACCGCCAGTAGACGGAGTCGACTACGAGTACGCAGACCAGCTTATCGGTGCCAACGGAGATTACCTCGGAGACAACTTAGGAGAAGACGGCCAGATGCAGCCCAGCTGCAGCCAGAGGCGGTGGCAACAGGCGGCACCGCCACCGCAACACGTGGACACCAAAATGGTCCTCCCTGACCGTCACGCCCTCCAAGGCAGTGACGTGACCTCCTCCCACGTGAAAGGGGAAGAGGTAACCTCTGCTATGCCCTCTTGCGTCCACATGCTGAACAATATGGCTCCCAGAGGGGGATTAATTCAGGTAGATCCAGCCACTCTCAGAGGCCCCAACAAGAACTGTGCAGAGTGCGAGCGCGAAGTCACCAACCAGCAGCAAGCAAACACTCACGTCCATCCTCCACCGGCCCAAGTGGTACATAGAGGGGCAGAGCAGGGTCACAGGGGACTCCAGCCCCAGCGCCCTATGGGGGGCCACTGTCGAGGAGCTAGAGGGGACGAAGAGGAGGTAGAACACCCGGGCAACACTATGATGAAGCCCAATCAGCAGGAGGAAGCTATCAGCAGCTACTTTCAGACCAGTGAGGTGGGCAGCTATGACTCTACAGAAATGGGCATGGGCGGCGAGTACGAAGATGGCGGCCAGAGCATGATGTGGACGGACGGGAGCGGCGGAGCGCAGCATCAGCAGCCCCCACACCCTCAGCCTCCCCGGCGACATGGCGGCCGCAGAGTGGACCGGCTGGACATAAACATCCAGATCGACGAGTCGTACTGCGTGGATGTTGGAGACGGCCTCAAGCGCTGGAAGTGTCGCATGTGCGACAAGTCCTACACGTCCAAGTACAACCTGGTCACGCACATCCTGGGCCACAACGGCATCAAACCACATGCCTGCCCGCACTGCGGGAAGCTCTTCAAGCAGCCCAGTCACCTTCAGACTCATCTGCTGACCCACCAAGGAACGCGGCCCCACAAGTGCACTGTCTGCAAGAAGGGCTTCACCCAGACCAGCCACCTGAAGCGACACATGCTCCAGCACACCGACGTCAAGCCATACAGCTGCCGTTTCTGCCGCCGGGGCTTCGCCTACCCTAGCGAGCTGCGGGCGCACGAGGTGAAGCACGAGCGCGGCCGCTGCCACGTCTGCTCACAGTGCGGCATGGAATTCCCCACCTACGCCCACCTCAAGCGACACCAGACCAGCCACCAGGGCCCACACACCTTCCAGTGCACAGAGTGCAACAAGTCTTTTGCATACCGGAGCCAGCTCCAGAACCATCTGCTGAAGCACCAGAGCCCGCGGCCTTACACCTGCTCCCAGTGTGGCCTGGAGTTTGTGCAGCTCCACCACTTACGTCAGCACTCGCTAACTCATAAG GGAATGAAGGGCCACAAGTGCGAGGTGTGTTCCCGGGAGTTCACCCTGTCCGCCAACCTCAAGAGGCACATGCTCATCCACAACAGCGTCCGGCCCTTCCAGTGTCACGTCTGCTTCAAGAGCTTCATCCAGAAGCAGACCCTGAAGACCCACATGATCGTCCATCTGCCCGTCAAGCCTTTCAAATGCAAG GTCTGTGGGAAGTCCTTCAATAGAATGTACAACCTGCTGGGCCACATGCATCTCCATGCCGGCAATAAGCCCTTTAAGTGTCCTTACTGCACCAGTAAGTTCAACCTGAAGGGGAACCTCAGCAGGCACATGAAGGTCAAACATGGAATGGACGTCTCACCAGAAGGTCAAG AAACTCTTCCAGAAATGGAAAGCCAAGGCGAATATGAAGGCCAGAACTTTAACTTTACATCAACAGACAATATGGACAACAGCGGTTCCCAAAACCTCACAAAACTCACCACAGCGAACATAGAGGACATGGAGGAATATTACAATTTCGGGAAGGATACGAGCAGCTACACCACGCC CTCGGACCTCCTTCCAGAATCTGACGGACGATGA
- the LOC114142982 gene encoding isocitrate dehydrogenase [NADP], mitochondrial-like produces the protein MAGYLRALRAVLRSAAAPLSPSPAALSPSAVCIKRQQQRDYSTKRIKVDQPVVEMDGDEMTRIIWEFIKEKLILPNVEVELKYFDLGLPYRDRTDDQVTIDSALATKKYSVAVKCATITPDEARVEEFHLKKMWKSPNGTIRNILGGTVFREPILCKNIPRLVPGWTQPITIGRHAFGDQYRATDFVVDNPGKFKMVFTPADGSDPREWEVYDFQAGGCGMGMYNTDESISGFAHSCFQYSIQKRWPLYLSTKNTILKAYDGRFKDIFEDIYEKSYKPEFDKLKIWYEHRLIDDMVAQVLKSSGGFVWACKNYDGDVQSDILAQGFGSLGLMTSVLVCPDGKTIEAEAAHGTVTRHYRDHQIGKPTSTNPIASIFAWTRGLEHRGKLDGNKDLIMFCQTLEKVCVETVESGVMTKDLAGCIHGLANVKLNEHYVNTTDFLDAIKINLDKALEK, from the exons ATGGCGGGTTACCTGAGAGCTCTGCGCGCCGTGTTGAGGAGCGCGGCCGCTCCGCTGTCACCGAGCCCCGCGGCGCTTTCACCGTCTGCCGTCTGCATTAAGAGACAGCAGCAGAGGGACT aTTCAACGAAGCGCATCAAAGTGGACCAGCCGGTGGTGGAGATGGACGGAGATGAGATGACCCGCATCATATGGGAGTTCATAAAAGAGAAG CTCATCCTACCAAATGTGGAGGTagagctgaaatattttgacCTGGGTCTGCCCTACCGCGACCGGACGGACGACCAGGTCACCATCGACTCGGCTCTGGCTACGAAGAAATACAGCGTGGCCGTCAAGTGTGCCACGATCACGCCTGACGAGGCTAGAGTTGAAG AGTTTCACCTTAAGAAGATGTGGAAGAGTCCAAACGGCACCATCAGGAACATTTTGGGTGGCACGGTTTTCCGTGAGCCAATCCTGTGTAAAAACATTCCCCGCCTCGTTCCTGGCTGGACACAGCCCATAACCATTGGCAGGCACGCCTTTGGAGATCAG TACAGGGCAACAGATTTTGTTGTGGACAATCCTGGGAAGTTCAAAATGGTATTCACTCCAGCGGACGGAAGTGACCCCCGGGAGTGGGAGGTCTATGACTTCCAGGCTGGAGGCTGTGGAATGGGAATGTACAACACTGATGAG TCTATCAGTGGCTTTGCTCACAGCTGCTTCCAGTACTCCATCCAGAAGAGGTGGCCTCTGTACTTGAGCACCAAGAATACCATCCTCAAGGCCTACGACGGCCGTTTCAAAGACATCTTCGAGGACATatatgaaaa GTCGTACAAGCCCGAGTTTGACAAGCTGAAGATCTGGTACGAGCACCGACTCATTGACGACATGGTGGCCCAGGTTCTGAAGTCCAGCGGAGGATTTGTTTGGGCCTGCAAAAATTATGATGGAGATGTGCAGTCAGACATTCTGGCTCAGG GCTTCGGCTCTCTGggtctgatgacgtcagtgctgGTGTGTCCTGATGGCAAGACTATAGAGGCAGAAGCTGCTCATGGCACCGTCACCAGGCACTACCGAGATCACCAAATA gGCAAACCGACCAGCACCAATCCCATCGCTAGCATCTTTGCCTGGACTAGAGGACTAGAGCACAGAGGAAAACTGGATGGAAACAAAGATTTAATAAT GTTCTGTCAGACGTTAGAGAAGGTGTGTGTGGAAACGGTGGAGAGCGGAGTGATGACCAAAGACCTTGCAGGCTGCATCCACGGCTTGGCTAA tgtcaAGCTGAACGAACACTACGTCAACACAACTGACTTCCTGGACGCCATTAAAATCAACCTGGACAAAGCTCTGGAAAAGTAA